Proteins encoded by one window of Manihot esculenta cultivar AM560-2 chromosome 10, M.esculenta_v8, whole genome shotgun sequence:
- the LOC110625132 gene encoding LOB domain-containing protein 1, whose translation MGNLDKAVAVSSPFSYSPPSFSSSSSSISPSSQSSPTLPPPPPPPHPSPHPSTPCVVLSPCAACKILRRRCAEKCVLAPYFPPTEPYKFTIAHRVFGASNIIKFLQEIPESHRADAVSSMVYEANARIRDPIYGCAGAICQLQKQVNELQAQLVTAQAEVVNMKSQQANLVALICMEKMTQSHHLQEPIFQHHQYVDTSCFLDETNLGTPWEPLWT comes from the exons ATGGGGAACCTTGACAAAGCAGTTGCTGTTTCTTCTCCTTTCTCTTATTCTCCAccatctttctcttcttcttcgtcTTCTATTTCACCATCTTCTCAGTCTTCGCCgactcttcctcctcctcctcctcctcctcatccTTCTCCTCATCCTTCCACTCCATGTGTTGTTCTTAGCCCTTGTGCTGCCTGCAAAATCCTTCGCCGGAGATGCGCCGAGAAATGTGTTCTTGCTCCTTACTTTCCTCCCACTGAACCTTACAAGTTCACCATTGCTCATAGAGTCTTTGGTGCCAGCAACATCATCAAGTTCTTGCAG gaAATCCCAGAGTCTCATAGAGCAGATGCAGTGAGCAGCATGGTTTATGAAGCAAATGCAAGGATTAGAGACCCAATTTATGGGTGTGCAGGTGCAATTTGCCAGCTTCAAAAGCAAGTAAATGAACTTCAAGCTCAACTGGTCACAGCCCAAGCTGAAGTTGTAAACATGAAATCTCAGCAAGCCAATTTGGTTGCCCTAATTTGCATGGAAAAAATGACACAATCTCATCATCTTCAAGAACCCATTTTTCAGCACCACCAATATGTTGACACAAGCTGTTTTCTAGATGAGACCAATTTGGGCACACCTTGGGAGCCCCTTTGGACATGA
- the LOC110625314 gene encoding ATP synthase subunit d, mitochondrial — MSGTIKKVTDVAFKASKTIDWEGMAKLLVSDEARKEFATLRRAFDEVNSTLQTKFSQEPEPVDWEYYRKTIGSRLVDMYKEAYDSIEIPKYVDTVTPEYKPKFDSLLVELKEAEGKSLKESERLEKEIAEVQELKSKLSTMTAEEYFAKHPELKKKFDDEIRNDYWGY; from the exons ATGAGCGGAACCATAAAGAAGGTGACAGATGTGGCGTTTAAAGCATCAAAGACCATTGATTGGGAAGGGATGGCGAAGCTTCTCGTGTCCGACGAGGCTCGCAAGGAGTTCGCCACTCTTCGCCGTGCTTTCGATGAGGTTAATTCCACTCTTCAGACCAAGTTCAGCCAG GAACCTGAACCCGTTGACTGGGAATATTATAGGAAAACAATTGGCTCACGCTTAGTGGATATGTACAAAGAGGCTTATGACA GCATAGAGATCCCGAAGTATGTGGACACAGTTACTCCAGAGTACAAGCCTAAATTTGATTCATTG TTGGTGGAATTGAAAGAAGCAGAGGGGAAATCCCTGAAGGAGTCGGAGCGTTTAGAGAAAGAAATTGCAGAAGTTCAAGAGTTGAAG AGCAAGCTCAGCACCATGACTGCTGAAGAGTACTTTGCAAAGCATCCTGAGCTCAAGAAGAAGTTTGATGACGAAATCAGGAATGACTACTGGGGCTATTGA